In Xanthocytophaga agilis, the genomic stretch TGGAATAACGCATTTGGTTGGCAATAACAATAGTGCCAATAATGAGAGCCTGTGAGATAGCAAACTGGGCTACTACCAATATTCTTCTCAAAGAAAATCCTCCCACGTGTTTTTGGGAGATTTTTCCCTTTAAAGCTAATATAGGTTGAAAGCCAGCGAGTACCAGGCCCGGATACGATCCTGACAGAAAGATAACCACACCTAGCAAAATAAACAGAAAGCCAGATAGATAGATATCCTGAAAGACATTGATAGACAGTTGACTCTCAAACAATCCGTTTACATAAGGTAGTGCAAGGTTAGCCAGCAAATAGGCTATAAGAATAGCTACAAAAGAAATAAGCGCAGTTTCTGAGATGAATTGCCAGAATAGCTGCGCTGGCTGGCTTCCCAATACCTTGCGTACCCCTACTTCCTTCGAGCGGTTTAAGGCTTGAGCAGTTGCCAGATTCACGAAGTTAACACACGCAGTAATGATCAAAAATATCCCTATCCAGGTTAGTGCCCAAAGGTTCTTTTTTTCGACATACCCATCCATATTGGGATTAAAGTGAATGTCGGCTATCGGTTGTAACCTGAACTGGAATTCGGCTGCATCTCTTCCTTTATAATATTTTTTAGACATGCCAGGCAGAGCCTTTTCTACTGTTGCTTCTGTGACTCCTGGTTTTAAAAGGACAAAACATTGCAGATCGCTATACACACCACCCCAGCTATCATCAGCAGCAAGGAATTTGCTTTGGTCTTTCAGATTTGAATAGGAAAGAAAGATTTCGTGACGACGGTCGGTGTTGGGAGGTAGATCCTGTAGAATTCCGGTAATCTTAAAATCCAACTTATTGTCAAAGCGAATTACTTTACCAATAGCATTCTCACCCGGGAAATATTTGTCTGCCAGTTTATGTGTAATAACAGCTGAGTTAGGTTGAGTTAATGCATTTTTTTTATCTCCTTCTAAAAAAGGAAAATCGAGTATATCAAAATATTGAGGTTCGGTGAATGCAACTCCTGCCTCTTCTTCAAATTTCTTATTTGTTTTTGAGGAAGGAATGGAGATTAGAGCATCATGAAAAGCTGTTACCCGTGCTACTTGTTCTGCAAAAGTAAAATCTTCCCGAAAAGCCTTTCCTGCCGGAGCGGGTACTCCCTGTGAGTATCCCATTTCTTCACCATGAAACTCTGTGACCATGCGATAGATTCGATCTGCCTTGGTGTGGAAGGTATCAAAGCTCAAATGATACTTGATCATCGCAAAAATCAGAATGCTGCAGGTAATGCCCAATGCCAGACCAAGGATATTAATCATTGCATAAGTTCTGTGGCGCTGCAGGTTTCGCAAAGCAATTTTGAAGTAGTTGCGTAGCATAGTCTTGAATGTGCTAGTGTTTGTTTATCTCGTGAAGATCTGTTGCAAACAGCTTACCAAATTTTGATGAAGGTTCATATTGAAGTATTTAAGGCTTGCTCTTCGGGTATAAAAGACAAAGGGTGTTCATTTTCGAACACCCTTTGTTCAGTTACGTACATCCGCTAAATGTATAATAACTCTATCTGTTTTACTTATCTACTTCTTTTTGATCTTACTTTACTACTGAAACCCCAATATTTTTCTTCCACCAGTATTGAAATACAATCAATCCCCAGATACGGGCATGCACATCTTCCGGATTGGAGGAAAAAAGTTTCTCTTTCAATTTACGAACCTCTGTCACTGAGAAGATGCCTTGTTCTGCAATAAAGTCGTCATTCAGCAGATCGTTTGTGATCAAGCTTTTCAGCTCATTACGCATCCATTTTAGCAAAGGCACTTCGAATCCATGTTTAGGACGTTTGTATAGTTCGGGTGGTAATTCATTCCGGAAGGCATCCTGTACGATTTTCTTCTTCATGCTACTATCAATTTTGTAGCTGGTAGGCAATGAAAAGGCAAATTCTACCACTGTATAATCCAGAAACGGATTACGTACTTCCAGACTGTTTGCCATACTCATCATATCTACCTTAGTCAACATATCGTTGGTTAGCACCAGGTCTACATCTGTAAGCAGGAAGTTGTTAAAGTCTTTGTCTGTGAGCAGGTGTTGCAAGGAAGCTTTTCTGCGATTCTGCAACTCCTGTTCTGCCTTTTCAGACTCAGGTAGGTTAAGTAATGCACTCGCCTGGGCTTCACTTGTAAATGTAGCCATACGCCAGTACCGATCACCAGCAGACATTTCGGTAATCTCTGCAAACTTTTGCAGCTGGCGTACTTTATTACCCAGTGCAGCGCTACGGGACTTAGGCAACACATCCCATAGACCTTTCAACCCGGCAATGACACTATTCTGCCATCCTCCCTCTCTCACACGAAACTCTGCTGCATGCTTGTTGTAACCAGCAAATATCTCATCCGCTCCATCTCCGCTTAATGCTACAGTTACTTTCTTACGTGTACGTTTACTTAGAATGTATACTGCCAATGCGGAAGAATCGGCAAAAGGCTCATCCGTGTAATCCAGCATGTCATATAGACCATCCAGCAAATCATCATTACTGAGTGAAAACACAGTATGATTGGTGTTAAACTTCTTAGCTACCAGATTAGCATATTTAGTTTCATCAAAAAATGGTTCATCCCGATAGCCAATAGAAAAGGTATTGAGGTGTTGTGTATGTCTTGAAGCCAATGCTACAATCACAGATGAATCTATTCCACCAGAAAGAAATGCACCCAACGGTACATCAGCAACCATACGACGTTGTACAGAAGCATCCAACAAGGAAGCAAGATCCTTTTGTGCTTGTTCGTAGCTGCCTGTATACGTTTTCTTGGATTTAACCTGCTCGGGAAGATTATACCATTGTTTTACGGAAACTTCTCTGCCTTTGATCTTTATAAAATGTCCGGGCATAAGCTTCTTTACATCCTTAAAGATTGTATTAGGAGCTGGAATATAGTTAAGCTGAAGATATTGTTGCAATGAAGCATAATCCACTTCTTTTGGAAACCCAAACACAAACAAAGCCTTCATTTCAGATGCAAACAACAAACGATCTTCATCTACAGTATAAACCAGAGGCTTCACCCCAAAGCGGTCTCTGGCAATGAACAGACTTTCATCCTGTTTGTCATAAATCGCAAACACGAAAAATCCATTCAGGCGATTCAGACAACGTTCGCCCTCACGCTTATATAGTTGCAGTAATACTTCTGTATCTGAAGTAGATTGAAATGACACTCCATGTTGCTCAAGCTCTTTCCGTAGTTCCAGAAAGTTGAAGATTTCTCCATTGAAAACGATAGTATACCGTTCTTCGTCATCTGTCATGGGCTGATTGCCTCCACTGCTGGTATCAATAATAGATAACCGCCGATGCCCGAGTCCTACATAATTATGTGTAAATGTATTGCCTCTGTCAGGACCTCGCAGGCTTAATGCCTCGGTAGCATTCCAGAGATTAATATGAAAAAACCGACCTATTTCATTAAATGCATAAACACCTGTAATGCCACACATACAATTTCAGATTTGTGATTGTGATAGAGTAACCATGCAAGATACGTAGAATGTATGAATTGTGATGCGTAATTTTAGCCTGTATCTTTCTTCGAGTCTGTTATCAGACAATTTTTATATTTACAGGAAACATCTTTCATACATAGCTGCATAAGCGCAGTATAGAAACATCTATCTATTTGAGCATTTCTGATGGAAACAGAAAAAATATTCGAAATAAAGTTCTCTGGAGAAGAAACAATTGTATCTGCTACTTTATCCAATTTTGACGAATGTGTCATGTTGTTAAGTTCTGGTGATGTGATCAGATATAATCTTTTAGAACAGACCGGACAGCATCTATTTTCTGTAGGAAGCCAAATCGAACGTTCAGATGGCGGGTTTGATATACAAGCTCCTTCTACTATTTACACATTAGATTCTATTGTGGTAGTTGTGAATGACTACAAATGTCAGGGCTTTATTCATTATCCAGGACACTATAATTCACTCCATTTATGGAGAGAAGATTATCATGCAGATATTTCCCGCTTCCCTATTGCCTTATACAAAGATCTGTCAGGCACACCTCATATTATTTATTCAGTGGCATGGAACCACATTCAAATTATGAATCTCTCTACACTTCAAATATTGACAGCTGCCAAATCTTTAATTGAGGAAGGTGCAGAAGAGAGACATATTGCATTCTATAGTAATCATACAGAAGGGAATAAATCACCTTGGCCAAGACCTTATGATTACTTCTTTGGCAAATTATATATGTCTCCTAGCCAACGTAAGTTTTTAAGTGCAGGTTGGGCATGGGGTTCATACGATTGTTACAACGTCTATGATATTCAAGAATTTATCACAAATAATCGCATATCGCATCAGGCAATAAGTGGATGGGAGCATGATAATCGTACTGTGTGTTGGATCAATGATAACACAGTGATTGTAACTTATAATCCGGATAGAGAAGGAGATGAAAACACCACACCCGAAACTCCAAGTGAAATCCATTTTTATAACATAGCTGAGAAAAAGTCTATACTGGAAAGAAGGATTGCTGTTAAAGGCATAAATATCACTAACTATACGCTTTATTATGACACAGCTTTAGATGTGCTCATCGCACTTTCTTTCAAAGAGGGTGTAGCTATTTTATCACGAGATGGAATAATCTTGTATAGAGATCAATACTTTAAGGCAGATGAATATTATCCAGCTTTTCGACTTTTCCTTAAAAAAGGCGATAGATCAATTAGCTTGTATGGAATAAAATCATGAATGCTCTGGTATGACCTAAGCGATTCGAATTCAGTTCATCTGCTGAAAACAAAAACACATATACTACTTAGCTGACGAAAATGCTTTTGATTATTATTCGAATCGTTTTTGAGTTTGACCGGAATACCGATCATATCTAAAAAATATTCGAATAATGGTCAATTTTTATTTTGACCTAAACTCTGTTCACTTTATGTTTTTGACCGGAGTTTAGGTCATGTCTGTTAATCACTGGAACTCCAGTCAAATTTTCAAACTATCAGAATACTGATAATTGCTGGACACAATCAGTATTCTGATTGTCTACAAACAAAAACATGAGTCATCCCGAATTTTGAGTAAAGAATGCTATTGAGAAAGGATAATACATGTCACAAAGAGAGTTGTGATGCCTTCAATCGTGTGTGGTAGTGAAGGTGCGTTGGCATTCTTTTCTCCGCGAGGTTGGCCTTTGGCCTGCGGGCGGAAGGATCGGAGAAAAGGGCCCTTTTTTGCGGCTAGCACACATCCTGGCCCAACAAATTCTCATTTATTGTCCTTTTTTGGGCAAGCAAAAATTGAAGAAGCCACAAGAAGAGTAATGTAAGTGACAATAGACAAATGACGAGAGATTAATTCTCAAAAATTAACCCAAGCCCATATTTTCAAAAACATAGGCTTGGGTTTTACTCTCATCTAAAATCCAAGATGATTCATGTTTCCTATTTTCATACATTACAGATTTATAGTCCGTTTTTCCTGATGGCTCTGATAAGCAGCTTCAATAATCTGAATTGTCTGAAGAGCTTCTTCTGGCTTCACAGCTAGTGGAGCATTATGAACAATGGCATCATACACATTTTCATAGAAATGCCGGTAATTACCTGCCAGAGTTTCTATTTTGCTTTTATAATGCAGTCCATTGTAAGTAGTATTTAGTGTACCCCATTCACTTTCCGGCTCTGCTCCCCAATTAGGTTCCAGTGGAAGGCGCCCTGCTTTCAGTGCATCTTCCTGCGGATCAATACCCCATTTTAAAAATGAGCCGTCTGTGCCATGCAATATATAACGAGGTCCCTGTTCACGCACCAGATAACTGGATTTCAGAATAACCCGAATATCTGAATAATGGAGTATCAGATGATAGCTATCGTCAATACTACCTCCAGGGCGTTGAGCCCGGAGTTCGGCGGTTATAGCCTGAGGCATCCCAAACAAGACAAGTGCCTGATCAATCATATGTGACCCCAGATTGTATAAAATACCTGATCCCGGACCGGTTTCTTCCTTCCAGGTATTGGCTTCTACATAATTTCGATACCGGTCATAATGGGCCTCAAACTCCACCAGTTTACCCAGCAGATTTTGTTTTACGACTTGTTGCACCGTCAGAAAATCACCATCCCACCGACGATTCTGAAACACAGTAAGTACCCTGTTTTGCTGTTTTGCCAGCTCTATTAGCTTTCGGGCTTCTTCTTTGGTAACAGTAAAAGGTTTTTCGACTACCACATGCTTATTCGCCTGAAGGGCTTGCTTACACATTTCAAAGTGGTGTGCATTGGGTGTATTCACTACAACCAGTTCTATGTTTTGGTCAAATAAGATTTCATCCCAGGTTTTTACTCTTACAGTTTCCGGGAAATCGGTTTTCGACTTCTCTGAAGTACGTTCTACAATCTTTTTGAGCCAGAAGCCACCAAGTGATTTGAGTAAAGGACCATGAAAAACCTTACCAGACATTCCGTAGGCGGCCATACCTACCTGTATAATTTTATTCATAACAATATCTGTCATTTATATACCTGCGTTCTGAGTGTATTTTTTCTGTTTGCAATAAGACATTGCAAGCTAAGTGATAATGAAAGTTTTCCAAATAAACCCCTTCACTTTCTTCTTTATAATCAAGTATGTAGAACCTTAAATATATAGGTCTATCTCACCAAAAAGATCCGTTTAACCAGTTTGTTCAAACAATCTGTTACACCACTGTCCGCTTTCGGACATGCTTGTTCGCAGTCGAACAAATATAGAGCCTCTAGAGTGGCTAATTTCGCACAAAAACGGTCTTTTTATTTTTGGCACAGCAATTGGCATTAGTCTTACCAACAGAATAACTTAGAATCATACTTACTAATTACCATAAATTTCTATTACGTCATGGATCGCAAGATTGAAAAAAAGAAGTGGACGCCAAAAAAAATTGCTTACATCGGGGCTGCATCCTTATTTGGAGTCTTTGCTATATATAGCCTTCTATTCGCTAACAATAAATCGAAACTGAATGTAGAATCAGATAAAATCACAGTTTCTACTGTTTCGAAATCTGCTTTTACAGAGACTATCCCGGTGACTGGAGTAGTACAACCTCTTAAGACAATTCGTCTGGACGCTATTGAAGGTGGTTATGTAAACCGCAAGTATATGGATGGTGGTAATATGGTAAAAAGAGGTGATACCATTCTGCAATTACAAAACCACCGTCTGATGATGGACTTTGTAAACCATGAAACAGAGATGTATCGTTTGATCAACGAGTTACAGAATACACGATTAACACTGAAACAAAAACGTTTTGAACTGCGTCGGACATTATCAGAGTTGGATTTCAAAATTGGTCAGGCAAAGGATCTGTATGAAAGAAATAAGAAACTGGTAAAAGACAAATTAATTTCTGAGCAGGATTTCTTTAAATTTAAAAATGATTACGATCAACTGGTAAGACAACGCGAAATTGAAATAGAATCACAGGAATTCCAGGAACAAAACGCTGTAACTCAGATCAAACAACTGGAAGGAACACTGGCTCGCACCAACCGTAACCAGAAAATGATGCAGGATAACCTAAGCAACCTGTATGTAAAAGCACCTGTAGCTGGCCAGCTTTCTACCATAGATGTAGAAGTAGGTACTAACATCAATGCAGGTCAGAACATTGGTCAGATTGACGACTTGAATGGCTTCAAGATGCGTGCACAGATAGATGAACACTATATTTCACGAATATATCTCGGCTTGAGAGGAGAATTTGACTTTAACGGAAAAACCCACGAACTTACTATCAGCAAAATATTTCCTGAAGTAAAAAATGGACGTTTTGAAGTGGATATGATCTTTACCAAAGGAGCACCGGAAGGAATCAAGCGTGGTCAGTCGTCTCCAGTTCGCCTGGAATTGGGTAAAGCAGAATCAGCCATCTTATTGCCAACAGGAGGATTCTTCAGTACTACAGGTGGTAACTGGGTATATGTACTAGATGAAAGTGGCAAACGTGCTACCAAACGTAATATTACCCTAGGCCGTAAGAGTCCGGAATACTATGAAGTACTGGAAGGTTTGAATGTAGGAGAGAAAGTAATCACATCTTCCTATGAAAACTTCGGAGACAACGAAGTGCTGGTACTGGATAAATAAAATCAGAAACCTGTGCTTTGTTTCAGAGCACAGGTAAAACATAAAATCATTCACTCATTTCTATATTTCTGCACTCACATGATCTCTACCCGAAACCTGAAGAAAGT encodes the following:
- a CDS encoding efflux RND transporter periplasmic adaptor subunit, with product MDRKIEKKKWTPKKIAYIGAASLFGVFAIYSLLFANNKSKLNVESDKITVSTVSKSAFTETIPVTGVVQPLKTIRLDAIEGGYVNRKYMDGGNMVKRGDTILQLQNHRLMMDFVNHETEMYRLINELQNTRLTLKQKRFELRRTLSELDFKIGQAKDLYERNKKLVKDKLISEQDFFKFKNDYDQLVRQREIEIESQEFQEQNAVTQIKQLEGTLARTNRNQKMMQDNLSNLYVKAPVAGQLSTIDVEVGTNINAGQNIGQIDDLNGFKMRAQIDEHYISRIYLGLRGEFDFNGKTHELTISKIFPEVKNGRFEVDMIFTKGAPEGIKRGQSSPVRLELGKAESAILLPTGGFFSTTGGNWVYVLDESGKRATKRNITLGRKSPEYYEVLEGLNVGEKVITSSYENFGDNEVLVLDK
- a CDS encoding ABC transporter permease, with protein sequence MLRNYFKIALRNLQRHRTYAMINILGLALGITCSILIFAMIKYHLSFDTFHTKADRIYRMVTEFHGEEMGYSQGVPAPAGKAFREDFTFAEQVARVTAFHDALISIPSSKTNKKFEEEAGVAFTEPQYFDILDFPFLEGDKKNALTQPNSAVITHKLADKYFPGENAIGKVIRFDNKLDFKITGILQDLPPNTDRRHEIFLSYSNLKDQSKFLAADDSWGGVYSDLQCFVLLKPGVTEATVEKALPGMSKKYYKGRDAAEFQFRLQPIADIHFNPNMDGYVEKKNLWALTWIGIFLIITACVNFVNLATAQALNRSKEVGVRKVLGSQPAQLFWQFISETALISFVAILIAYLLANLALPYVNGLFESQLSINVFQDIYLSGFLFILLGVVIFLSGSYPGLVLAGFQPILALKGKISQKHVGGFSLRRILVVAQFAISQALIIGTIVIANQMRYSKESDLGFTKESVVMLPVPVSDKVKMNTLRTRLSEISGVNNVSFCFQAPAATSNNNTDIRYDNRPEEEKFAINRKDADYQYVATFGLKLVAGRNLFPSDTAREFLVNETFVKKLSLKAPQDVIGKPISVNGDHQKGIIVGVVNDFYNYSFRTDISPICIMSVSDMYNNCAVKIHPANIKSTLASMEKVWNETYPEYVYSHSFLDEKIAEFYALDDIMLQLIQAFAGIAIFIGCLGLYGLVSFMAAQKTKEIGIRKVLGATTGHVLWLFGKEFVRLIAIAFVIAAPLAWWVMNSWLQDFKYKVAIGPDIFGIAIGFTVLIATLTVSYRSVKVALMNPTRSLRSE
- a CDS encoding oxidoreductase; the protein is MNKIIQVGMAAYGMSGKVFHGPLLKSLGGFWLKKIVERTSEKSKTDFPETVRVKTWDEILFDQNIELVVVNTPNAHHFEMCKQALQANKHVVVEKPFTVTKEEARKLIELAKQQNRVLTVFQNRRWDGDFLTVQQVVKQNLLGKLVEFEAHYDRYRNYVEANTWKEETGPGSGILYNLGSHMIDQALVLFGMPQAITAELRAQRPGGSIDDSYHLILHYSDIRVILKSSYLVREQGPRYILHGTDGSFLKWGIDPQEDALKAGRLPLEPNWGAEPESEWGTLNTTYNGLHYKSKIETLAGNYRHFYENVYDAIVHNAPLAVKPEEALQTIQIIEAAYQSHQEKRTINL
- the asnB gene encoding asparagine synthase (glutamine-hydrolyzing), which gives rise to MCGITGVYAFNEIGRFFHINLWNATEALSLRGPDRGNTFTHNYVGLGHRRLSIIDTSSGGNQPMTDDEERYTIVFNGEIFNFLELRKELEQHGVSFQSTSDTEVLLQLYKREGERCLNRLNGFFVFAIYDKQDESLFIARDRFGVKPLVYTVDEDRLLFASEMKALFVFGFPKEVDYASLQQYLQLNYIPAPNTIFKDVKKLMPGHFIKIKGREVSVKQWYNLPEQVKSKKTYTGSYEQAQKDLASLLDASVQRRMVADVPLGAFLSGGIDSSVIVALASRHTQHLNTFSIGYRDEPFFDETKYANLVAKKFNTNHTVFSLSNDDLLDGLYDMLDYTDEPFADSSALAVYILSKRTRKKVTVALSGDGADEIFAGYNKHAAEFRVREGGWQNSVIAGLKGLWDVLPKSRSAALGNKVRQLQKFAEITEMSAGDRYWRMATFTSEAQASALLNLPESEKAEQELQNRRKASLQHLLTDKDFNNFLLTDVDLVLTNDMLTKVDMMSMANSLEVRNPFLDYTVVEFAFSLPTSYKIDSSMKKKIVQDAFRNELPPELYKRPKHGFEVPLLKWMRNELKSLITNDLLNDDFIAEQGIFSVTEVRKLKEKLFSSNPEDVHARIWGLIVFQYWWKKNIGVSVVK